In one Emys orbicularis isolate rEmyOrb1 chromosome 1 unlocalized genomic scaffold, rEmyOrb1.hap1 SUPER_1_unloc_2, whole genome shotgun sequence genomic region, the following are encoded:
- the LOC135894762 gene encoding claw keratin-like → MTFSSLCYPECGVARPSPVTGSSNEPCVRQCPDSEVVIRPSPVVVTLPGPILSNFPQQSDVAAVGAPVVGAGFGGSYGLGGLYGYGGHYGGLYGLGRLGGYGGRYGYGGLLGNGGYCGYPGLYGYGGLWGNGGHCGYPGLYGYGGLWGNGGHCGYPGLYGYGGFSGSGVSCHRYLSGSSGPC, encoded by the coding sequence atgactttctccagcctgtgctatccagaatgTGGGGTGGCCCGACCCAGTCCAGTCACTGGCAGCTCCAACGAgccgtgcgttaggcagtgccctgactccgaagtggtgatcagaccctcaccGGTTGTCGTGACCCTCCCTGGACCAATTCTCAGCAATTTCCCTCAACAGAGCGATGTGGCAGCTGTAGGAGCACCTGTGGTCGGAGCCGGTTTCGGAGGCTCCTATGGTTTGGGGGGATTGTACGGCTATGGAGGCCATTACGGAGGATTGTATGGTTTAGGGAGATTAGGTGGTTACGGTGGCCgttatggttatgggggattattgGGCAATGGGGGATACTGTGGTTACCCAGGCCtttatggttatgggggattatggggaaatgggggacactGTGGTTACCCGGGCCtttatggttatgggggattatggggaaatgggggacactGCGGTTACCCGGGCCtttatggttatgggggatttAGTGGTTCTGGGGTATCTTGCCATAGGTACCTCAGTGGAAGCAGTGGGCCATGTTAA